One Pseudonocardia sediminis DNA window includes the following coding sequences:
- a CDS encoding uroporphyrinogen-III synthase, with the protein MTTGPTTPGRIAFVGSGPGDPGLLTVRAREVLAGSPLVIVDPDVPDAILALTADGAEVRPAVGQPGDVAGDLLAEAGNGRSVARLVSGDPLTNDAIVAEALAVSATGSPFDVVPGVPSSTAVPAYAGVALGSAHVEADVRAGVDWAALAASPGPVVLHATAALLADVTAGLAAQGVPSETPVAITAGGTTSTQKTQSSTLGTMASDGADLEGSLVLAVGDAAGRRGDLSWWESRALYGWRVLVPRTKDQAGVMSERLRMHGAIPEEVPTIAVEPPRSPAQMERSVKGLVDGRYQWVVFTSTNAVKAVWEKFAEFGLDARAFSGVKIACVGNATAEKVREFGIVPELVPDVDEAQTSTSEGLLEIFPPYDDVLDPVDRVLLPRADIATETLAAGLGERGWEIDDVTAYRTVRAAPPAAPIREAIKTGGFDAVCFTSSSTVRNLVGIAGKPHTRTLVACIGPATAETAREFGLRVDVQPDEARVPTLVDGLAEHAAKLRAEGALPPPRKVKARRR; encoded by the coding sequence ATGACCACTGGACCTACCACCCCGGGACGGATCGCCTTCGTCGGCAGCGGGCCCGGCGACCCCGGGCTGCTCACCGTGCGCGCACGTGAGGTGCTGGCCGGTTCGCCGCTCGTGATCGTCGACCCGGACGTGCCCGACGCGATCCTGGCCCTGACCGCCGACGGTGCCGAGGTGCGTCCGGCCGTCGGGCAGCCCGGTGACGTCGCAGGCGATCTGCTGGCCGAGGCCGGCAACGGTCGCTCGGTGGCGCGCCTGGTCTCCGGCGACCCGCTCACCAACGACGCGATCGTCGCCGAGGCGCTGGCCGTCTCGGCCACCGGTTCCCCGTTCGACGTGGTGCCCGGCGTGCCGTCGTCCACCGCCGTCCCGGCCTACGCCGGTGTCGCGCTGGGCTCGGCGCACGTCGAGGCCGACGTCCGCGCCGGGGTCGACTGGGCCGCGCTGGCCGCGTCCCCGGGACCCGTCGTGCTGCACGCGACCGCCGCGCTGCTGGCCGACGTGACCGCCGGTCTGGCCGCGCAGGGCGTGCCGTCCGAGACGCCGGTCGCGATCACCGCCGGCGGCACGACGTCGACGCAGAAGACGCAGTCCTCGACGCTGGGCACGATGGCCTCCGACGGCGCCGACCTGGAGGGCTCGCTGGTGCTCGCCGTCGGCGACGCCGCCGGCCGCCGCGGTGACCTGTCCTGGTGGGAGTCGCGCGCGCTCTACGGCTGGCGCGTCCTGGTGCCGCGCACCAAGGACCAGGCCGGCGTGATGAGCGAGCGGCTGCGGATGCACGGCGCGATCCCGGAGGAGGTCCCGACGATCGCCGTCGAGCCGCCCCGCTCGCCCGCGCAGATGGAGCGCTCGGTCAAGGGCCTGGTCGACGGCCGCTACCAGTGGGTCGTGTTCACCTCGACCAACGCCGTCAAGGCGGTCTGGGAGAAGTTCGCCGAGTTCGGCCTCGACGCCCGCGCGTTCTCCGGCGTCAAGATCGCCTGCGTCGGCAACGCGACCGCGGAGAAGGTGCGCGAGTTCGGCATCGTGCCCGAGCTGGTGCCCGACGTGGACGAGGCCCAGACCTCGACGTCCGAGGGCCTGCTGGAGATCTTCCCGCCCTACGACGACGTGCTGGACCCGGTCGACCGGGTGCTGCTCCCGCGCGCCGACATCGCCACCGAGACCCTCGCCGCCGGCCTCGGCGAGCGCGGCTGGGAGATCGACGACGTGACCGCCTACCGGACCGTGCGCGCCGCCCCGCCGGCCGCGCCGATCCGTGAGGCGATCAAGACCGGCGGTTTCGACGCGGTCTGCTTCACCTCGTCGTCCACGGTGCGCAACCTGGTCGGGATCGCGGGCAAGCCGCACACCCGCACCCTGGTCGCCTGCATCGGCCCGGCCACCGCGGAGACCGCGCGCGAGTTCGGCCTGCGCGTCGACGTGCAGCCCGACGAGGCCCGCGTCCCGACGCTGGTCGACGGTCTCGCCGAGCACGCGGCGAAGCTGCGCGCCGAGGGCGCGCTGCCGCCGCCGCGGAAGGTCAAGGCCCGCCGCCGCTGA
- the hemC gene encoding hydroxymethylbilane synthase, translating into MSEIPALRIGTRPSKLAMAQSGTVAERLRAAGHPCELVTVSTSGDRSMAPVVELGVGVFVSQLREALAAGEIDVAVHSYKDLPTAPDPRLTLAAVPEREDPRDALVSSRGRVLGELTPGCTVGTGSPRRMAQLEALGLGLEVRAIRGNVDTRIGKVRSGELDAVVVAAAGLRRLGRIDEADELLDPMMQMVPAPAQGALALECRAGDTELARMLVTTLDDAPTRAAVTAERAVLATLEAGCSAPIGALADVVSDLDEDGHVIERLSLRAVVGTTGGSLLRTSITGEMDAAEKLGAALAHELLDMGDGELPVPADAGRPDDRRIGS; encoded by the coding sequence ATGAGCGAGATCCCGGCACTGCGGATCGGCACCCGCCCGTCGAAGCTGGCGATGGCGCAGTCCGGCACGGTGGCCGAGCGGCTGCGCGCCGCCGGGCACCCGTGCGAGCTCGTGACCGTGTCCACCAGCGGCGACCGCTCGATGGCCCCGGTCGTCGAGCTGGGCGTCGGGGTGTTCGTCTCGCAGCTGCGCGAGGCGCTGGCCGCCGGCGAGATCGACGTCGCCGTGCACTCCTACAAGGACCTGCCCACCGCACCGGACCCGCGCCTGACCCTGGCCGCGGTCCCGGAGCGCGAGGACCCGCGGGACGCGCTGGTCTCCAGCCGCGGACGGGTGCTCGGCGAGCTGACCCCGGGCTGCACCGTCGGCACCGGCTCCCCGCGCCGGATGGCCCAGCTTGAGGCGCTCGGCCTGGGGCTGGAGGTCCGCGCCATCCGCGGCAACGTGGACACCCGGATCGGGAAGGTGCGCTCCGGCGAGCTCGACGCCGTGGTCGTGGCCGCGGCCGGGCTGCGCAGGCTGGGCCGCATCGACGAGGCCGACGAGCTCCTCGACCCGATGATGCAGATGGTGCCGGCCCCCGCACAGGGAGCGCTGGCGCTGGAGTGCCGGGCGGGCGACACCGAGCTCGCCCGGATGCTCGTCACCACACTGGACGACGCCCCGACACGTGCCGCGGTGACGGCCGAGCGGGCGGTGCTGGCCACCCTCGAGGCCGGCTGCAGTGCACCGATCGGTGCACTCGCCGACGTGGTGTCCGACCTCGACGAGGACGGGCACGTGATCGAACGGCTCTCGCTGCGGGCCGTCGTCGGCACCACCGGGGGTTCGCTGCTGCGGACCTCCATCACCGGAGAGATGGACGCCGCCGAGAAGCTCGGAGCTGCGCTCGCGCACGAGCTCCTCGACATGGGCGACGGCGAACTGCCGGTTCCGGCGGACGCCGGTCGCCCCGATGACCGCCGTATCGGGAGTTGA
- a CDS encoding glutamyl-tRNA reductase codes for MSVLVVGLSHRSAPVEMLERLAVAPAEVPKLLEEMLDRAHVDEAVLLSTCNRIEVVAVVDAFHGGLGDVTEVLGRHAGFELGELSEHLFVHYAGSAVQHLFSLAAGLDSMVVGESQILGQLRSAYAAADAAGSVGKVLHELVQQSLRVGKRVHAGTGIDEAGASVVSEALRDAGRELSPQAGRPSGNTADQDDSGSDVSGLDGARAVIVGAGAMGALAAAHLRRAGASEIVVLNRSAEPGARLAEKVLDQGTPARSGPLSDLTAELAGADLLLACTGSIGTVVGVDPVIEAMAGRASRPLVVCDLGLPRDVDPAVADVPGVAVVDLITLQRRLLDSVDGGSVAVAQRMVAEEAQSYLAGQRSAEVTPTVTALRRRASEVVDAELLRLDSRLPDLDDKVREELSRSVRRVVDKLLHTPTVQVKRLAEGPDGEGYAAALRTLFELDPSAAAAVAAPFRGPEGEDGNLAAALNPTTMGTMPPEQGDAS; via the coding sequence ATGAGTGTCCTCGTGGTCGGCCTGTCACACCGCAGCGCGCCGGTGGAGATGCTCGAGCGTCTCGCGGTGGCTCCGGCCGAGGTGCCGAAGCTGCTCGAGGAGATGCTCGACCGTGCCCACGTCGACGAGGCGGTCCTGCTCTCGACGTGCAACCGGATCGAGGTCGTGGCCGTCGTCGACGCGTTCCACGGCGGCCTCGGCGACGTCACCGAGGTCCTGGGCCGGCACGCCGGCTTCGAGCTCGGTGAGCTCTCCGAGCACCTGTTCGTGCACTACGCGGGCTCCGCGGTGCAGCACCTGTTCTCCCTCGCCGCGGGCCTGGACTCGATGGTGGTCGGCGAGTCGCAGATCCTCGGGCAGCTGCGCTCGGCCTACGCCGCCGCGGACGCCGCCGGCTCGGTCGGCAAGGTCCTGCACGAGCTGGTGCAGCAGTCGCTGCGCGTCGGCAAGCGGGTGCACGCCGGCACCGGGATCGACGAGGCGGGCGCCTCCGTCGTCTCCGAGGCGCTGCGCGACGCCGGGCGCGAGCTCAGCCCGCAGGCCGGGCGGCCCTCCGGGAACACCGCGGACCAGGACGACTCCGGGTCCGACGTCTCCGGCCTGGACGGCGCCCGCGCGGTGATCGTCGGGGCCGGCGCCATGGGTGCCCTGGCCGCCGCGCACCTGCGCCGCGCCGGGGCGTCGGAGATCGTCGTGCTCAACCGCTCCGCCGAGCCCGGCGCGCGCCTGGCGGAGAAGGTGCTCGACCAGGGCACCCCCGCCCGCTCCGGCCCGCTGTCCGACCTGACCGCCGAGCTGGCCGGCGCCGACCTGCTCCTGGCCTGCACCGGCTCGATCGGCACGGTCGTCGGGGTGGACCCGGTGATCGAGGCGATGGCCGGCCGCGCGAGCCGCCCGCTCGTCGTCTGCGACCTGGGCCTGCCCCGCGACGTCGACCCGGCCGTCGCAGACGTGCCCGGCGTCGCGGTCGTCGACCTGATCACGCTGCAGCGCCGCCTGCTGGACTCCGTCGACGGCGGCTCGGTCGCCGTCGCCCAGCGGATGGTCGCCGAGGAGGCCCAGAGCTACCTCGCCGGTCAGCGCAGCGCCGAGGTCACCCCGACCGTCACCGCGCTGCGCCGCCGCGCCTCCGAGGTCGTCGACGCCGAGCTGCTGCGCCTGGACTCGCGCCTGCCGGACCTCGACGACAAGGTGCGCGAGGAACTCTCGCGCAGCGTCCGGCGCGTCGTGGACAAACTGCTGCACACGCCGACGGTGCAGGTCAAGCGCCTGGCCGAGGGTCCGGACGGCGAGGGCTACGCGGCCGCGCTGCGCACCCTGTTCGAGCTCGACCCGAGCGCCGCCGCGGCCGTCGCCGCGCCGTTCCGCGGGCCCGAGGGCGAGGACGGCAACCTGGCCGCCGCGCTGAACCCGACCACGATGGGCACCATGCCCCCGGAGCAGGGAGACGCATCATGA
- a CDS encoding redox-sensing transcriptional repressor Rex has product MTTPPETPPAAPVAKRPVPEATVTRLAVYLRLLGEFAENGAETVSSEELATASGVNSAKLRKDLSYLGSYGTRGVGYDVASLQHQLERVLGLDHHQSVALVGVGNLGHALAGYAGFAGRGFPVSAMFDVDPDLVGIRINGIEVGHVRDIEAVCRDRGVTIGMVATPGPAAQGVCDLLVRGGVQSILNFAPVVLQVPADVEVRKVDLAVELQVLAFHVARRHVAGGSDGAGATASARAGGTNDGDMNVGTNGSVVSPR; this is encoded by the coding sequence GTGACCACTCCGCCCGAGACGCCTCCGGCCGCCCCCGTCGCGAAGCGGCCGGTCCCCGAGGCCACGGTCACCCGGCTCGCCGTCTACCTGCGCCTGCTCGGCGAGTTCGCCGAGAACGGCGCGGAGACGGTGTCGAGCGAGGAGCTCGCCACGGCGTCCGGGGTCAACTCGGCCAAGCTCCGCAAGGACCTGTCCTACCTGGGCTCCTACGGGACCCGCGGCGTCGGTTACGACGTCGCCTCGCTGCAGCACCAGCTGGAACGGGTGCTCGGGCTCGACCACCACCAGTCGGTGGCGCTGGTCGGGGTGGGCAACCTCGGTCACGCCCTGGCCGGATACGCGGGTTTCGCCGGGCGCGGCTTCCCGGTCAGTGCGATGTTCGACGTGGACCCCGACCTGGTCGGGATCCGGATCAACGGCATCGAGGTCGGGCACGTGCGCGACATCGAGGCCGTGTGCCGCGACCGCGGGGTGACGATCGGGATGGTGGCGACGCCGGGACCGGCCGCCCAGGGCGTGTGCGACCTGCTCGTGCGCGGCGGGGTGCAGTCGATCCTGAACTTCGCCCCGGTGGTGCTGCAGGTGCCGGCCGACGTCGAGGTCCGCAAGGTCGACCTCGCGGTCGAGCTGCAGGTGCTGGCGTTCCACGTGGCCCGTCGCCACGTCGCGGGCGGGTCGGACGGTGCGGGTGCCACGGCGTCCGCGCGGGCCGGCGGCACGAACGACGGTGACATGAATGTCGGTACGAACGGATCGGTGGTGTCCCCACGATGA
- a CDS encoding molybdopterin-dependent oxidoreductase, translated as MTSTTSPPAPTTPAPARLATGQAAGIGLAATVLGVGAGQLVAGLFSPSSAPLLAVGDRVINLSPQPLVEFATSTFGTADKAVLIAGIVVLLVVVGAVAGLVSRRDERPGSGVLAGLGVVGVAAVATGSSFGPLDLLAPAAALFSAVWAFRRLHRVGLRAGRQREPAAGLTRRRLLAAGSAAGLGGLLAGAAGVGLGSGLSATGGPAASRDAVTRRLATATVTRAPALPPGVDLPDAGVTRFATANADFYRIDTALRVPSLTAESWRLRVHGMVARELDIGFDDLMRRPLVERWVTMTCVSNEVGGDLVSNARFVGVDLRELLLEAGPLPGADQVLSTSTDGWTAGSPTSVLLEPGRGALLAVGMNGEALPREHGFPVRIVVPGLYGYVSATKWLEQIELTTFADRQAYWIDQGWGVLGPIKTGARIDVPGAFASVPAGPVTIAGSAWSQPRGISRVEVRVDGGPWQEASLAATPGGDTWRMWKAVLDLPAGRPTVECRATDADGSTQTDQRADPIPDGATGWPSRRFTVG; from the coding sequence GTGACGTCGACGACCTCCCCGCCCGCCCCCACGACGCCCGCGCCCGCGCGGCTCGCCACCGGGCAGGCCGCCGGGATCGGTCTGGCCGCCACGGTGCTCGGCGTCGGGGCCGGGCAGCTCGTCGCCGGGCTCTTCTCGCCGTCGTCGGCGCCGCTGCTGGCGGTGGGGGACCGGGTGATCAACCTGTCCCCGCAGCCGCTGGTCGAGTTCGCGACCTCGACGTTCGGCACCGCGGACAAGGCCGTCCTGATCGCCGGGATCGTCGTGCTGCTGGTCGTCGTCGGCGCCGTGGCCGGGCTGGTCTCGCGCCGCGACGAGCGTCCGGGCTCGGGGGTTCTCGCCGGACTGGGCGTCGTCGGGGTGGCCGCGGTCGCGACCGGGTCGTCGTTCGGCCCGCTGGACCTGCTCGCCCCGGCCGCGGCCCTGTTCTCCGCGGTGTGGGCGTTCCGGCGGCTGCACCGGGTCGGGCTGCGGGCGGGCCGGCAGCGCGAGCCCGCCGCCGGGCTGACCCGGCGCCGCCTGCTGGCCGCGGGCTCGGCCGCCGGTCTGGGCGGGCTCCTCGCCGGTGCGGCCGGGGTGGGCCTGGGCTCGGGGCTCTCGGCGACCGGGGGCCCCGCGGCGTCGCGGGACGCGGTGACCCGGCGCCTGGCCACGGCGACGGTCACCCGGGCGCCCGCGCTGCCGCCGGGCGTCGACCTCCCCGACGCCGGCGTGACCCGGTTCGCCACCGCGAACGCCGACTTCTACCGGATCGACACCGCGCTGCGGGTGCCGTCGCTGACCGCCGAGTCCTGGCGCCTGCGGGTGCACGGGATGGTCGCCCGCGAGCTGGACATCGGGTTCGACGACCTGATGCGCCGCCCGCTCGTCGAGCGCTGGGTCACGATGACGTGCGTGTCGAACGAGGTCGGCGGCGATCTCGTCTCGAACGCCCGGTTCGTCGGCGTCGACCTGCGCGAGCTGCTGCTCGAGGCGGGGCCGCTGCCCGGCGCCGACCAGGTCCTGTCCACCAGCACCGACGGCTGGACGGCCGGCAGCCCGACGTCGGTGCTGCTCGAACCCGGCCGCGGCGCGCTGCTCGCGGTCGGCATGAACGGCGAGGCGCTGCCCCGCGAGCACGGCTTCCCGGTGCGGATCGTCGTGCCCGGCCTCTACGGCTACGTCTCGGCGACGAAGTGGCTCGAGCAGATCGAGCTGACGACGTTCGCCGACCGGCAGGCGTACTGGATCGACCAGGGCTGGGGCGTGCTCGGCCCGATCAAGACCGGCGCCCGGATCGACGTCCCGGGCGCGTTCGCGAGCGTGCCGGCCGGACCGGTGACGATCGCCGGGTCGGCCTGGTCGCAGCCGCGGGGGATCTCCCGCGTCGAGGTCCGTGTGGACGGCGGCCCGTGGCAGGAGGCGTCGCTGGCCGCGACACCCGGCGGCGACACCTGGCGGATGTGGAAGGCCGTGCTGGATCTGCCCGCCGGACGTCCGACGGTGGAGTGCCGGGCCACGGACGCCGACGGGTCGACCCAGACCGACCAGCGGGCGGACCCGATCCCCGACGGCGCCACGGGCTGGCCGTCGCGCCGGTTCACGGTGGGCTGA
- a CDS encoding glutaredoxin family protein, with product MSAHAVRVLSRQGCHLCDVAAEEVARICAELSVPWDTVDVDTDPELRAEYGDRVPVILVDGREHGFWRVEEERLRAALS from the coding sequence GTGAGCGCGCACGCCGTCCGTGTCCTGAGCCGTCAGGGCTGCCATCTCTGCGACGTCGCGGCGGAGGAGGTGGCGCGGATCTGCGCCGAGCTGTCGGTGCCGTGGGACACCGTCGACGTCGACACCGACCCCGAGCTGCGCGCCGAGTACGGCGACCGGGTCCCGGTGATCCTCGTCGACGGCCGCGAGCACGGCTTCTGGCGCGTGGAGGAGGAGCGGCTGCGCGCGGCCCTGTCGTGA
- a CDS encoding AMP-binding protein: MTSSGPDRPAPVHVADLLTRAAADRPDSDAVVDVTAGTTLTWSALDAAATAEAARLRGAGVRPGDRVVIALPDGAGFCVALFGALRADAVAVPVGPGSVRRELDVIFSQAGPSVVVAEEAETATAEAAAEAGARLLGPPDPDAAPGGPAPEHTPEEWGGEALAVLVFTSGTTGRPRGVQLSHRALLANREQTAALRPAPVTPNDRVLLALPLFHVYGMAAGLLQVCWAGATVVLPGRFDPARTAEVLVSTRVSVVAGVPSMFRALLDVPAPQLREAFGGVRLCTSGGAPLPAAWLTAFREATGLSLHEGYGLSEGGPVITTNDLGRPPKAGAVGRALPGVEMRLVDSDGAPLVTDEPEPDDPEELIDDGSDPTDDTGLIALRGPNLFSGYWPDGHGGPDADGWFRTADVGYLDADGDLHLVDRSSDLVIVNGFNVYPREVEQVVGELDAVAEVAVVGVPDDRTGAAVKAVVVAAPGSGLTEEQVREHCAVRLARFKRPAVVTFAEELPRTPTGKIARRTLAQL; encoded by the coding sequence GTGACCAGCTCCGGCCCCGACCGCCCGGCTCCGGTGCACGTCGCGGACCTGCTGACCCGCGCGGCCGCCGACCGTCCGGACTCCGACGCCGTCGTCGACGTGACGGCGGGGACGACGCTGACCTGGTCCGCCCTCGACGCCGCGGCCACCGCCGAGGCCGCCCGCCTGCGCGGGGCCGGGGTGCGGCCGGGTGACCGCGTGGTGATCGCGCTGCCGGACGGCGCCGGGTTCTGCGTCGCGCTGTTCGGCGCACTGCGCGCGGACGCGGTGGCGGTCCCGGTCGGGCCGGGCTCCGTGCGCCGCGAGCTGGACGTCATCTTTTCCCAGGCGGGGCCGTCCGTCGTCGTCGCCGAGGAGGCCGAGACCGCCACCGCCGAGGCGGCGGCCGAGGCGGGGGCCCGTCTGCTCGGCCCACCCGACCCGGACGCCGCACCCGGCGGCCCGGCGCCGGAGCACACCCCGGAAGAGTGGGGCGGCGAGGCGCTCGCGGTCCTGGTCTTCACCTCCGGCACCACCGGGCGACCGCGCGGGGTGCAGCTCTCGCACCGCGCCCTGCTGGCCAACCGCGAGCAGACCGCGGCCCTGCGCCCGGCGCCGGTCACGCCGAACGACCGGGTGCTGCTCGCGCTGCCGCTGTTCCACGTCTACGGGATGGCCGCCGGCCTGCTGCAGGTCTGCTGGGCCGGGGCGACCGTCGTGCTGCCCGGCCGGTTCGACCCCGCGCGCACGGCGGAGGTGCTGGTGTCGACGCGGGTCAGCGTCGTGGCCGGGGTGCCGTCGATGTTCCGGGCGCTGCTCGACGTGCCCGCGCCGCAGTTGCGCGAGGCGTTCGGCGGTGTCCGGCTCTGCACCTCCGGCGGCGCGCCGCTGCCGGCCGCGTGGCTGACCGCGTTCCGCGAGGCGACCGGGCTGTCCCTGCACGAGGGCTACGGCCTGTCCGAGGGCGGGCCGGTGATCACGACGAACGACCTGGGCCGTCCCCCGAAGGCCGGTGCGGTCGGGCGGGCGCTGCCCGGGGTCGAGATGCGGCTGGTGGACTCGGACGGCGCCCCGCTGGTCACCGACGAGCCGGAGCCCGACGACCCCGAGGAGCTGATCGACGACGGGTCGGACCCGACCGACGACACCGGCCTGATCGCACTGCGTGGGCCCAACCTGTTCTCCGGCTACTGGCCGGACGGGCACGGCGGCCCGGACGCCGACGGCTGGTTCCGCACCGCCGACGTCGGCTACCTCGACGCCGACGGCGACCTGCACCTGGTCGACCGATCGTCGGACCTGGTGATCGTGAACGGGTTCAACGTCTACCCGCGCGAGGTCGAGCAGGTCGTCGGCGAGCTGGACGCGGTGGCCGAGGTCGCCGTCGTCGGGGTGCCGGACGACCGGACCGGCGCGGCGGTGAAGGCCGTCGTGGTGGCCGCGCCGGGGTCCGGGCTGACCGAGGAGCAGGTGCGCGAGCACTGCGCGGTCCGGCTCGCCCGGTTCAAGCGCCCGGCGGTGGTCACCTTCGCCGAGGAGCTGCCCCGCACGCCGACCGGCAAGATCGCCCGCCGCACCCTGGCCCAGCTGTGA
- a CDS encoding sigma-70 family RNA polymerase sigma factor, with protein MPSAPPTIAQPDTVDTTAPADGPPGSTRAMPSPRSPRQSGAHPAQGQPPRAEQDHPAGPPAGPEAQEPPTDEGNSWALVEASQAGDVRAFGELYERYHDVVFRYVLFRMGDRSFAEDITQETFVRALRRIGSVSYQGRDIGAWFVTIARNLIFDYVKSSRYRLESTTSEIVELSPATGGPEQQVLDNATNSELLASIDKLNPDQRECIQLRFLKGLSVAETAELMDRNEGAVKALQHRAVRRLAQLLPEGLR; from the coding sequence ATGCCTTCTGCTCCCCCGACCATCGCCCAGCCAGACACGGTCGACACGACCGCGCCGGCCGACGGGCCCCCGGGTTCGACCCGGGCCATGCCGTCCCCCCGCAGTCCCCGCCAGTCGGGGGCGCACCCCGCCCAGGGGCAGCCGCCCCGGGCGGAGCAGGACCACCCCGCCGGGCCTCCGGCGGGCCCCGAGGCCCAGGAACCCCCGACCGACGAGGGCAACTCCTGGGCGCTGGTCGAGGCCAGCCAGGCCGGTGACGTCCGCGCGTTCGGCGAGCTCTACGAGCGCTACCACGACGTCGTGTTCCGGTACGTCCTGTTCCGGATGGGCGACCGCTCGTTCGCCGAGGACATCACGCAGGAGACGTTCGTCCGCGCGCTGCGCCGGATCGGCTCGGTCAGCTACCAGGGCCGCGACATCGGTGCCTGGTTCGTGACGATCGCCCGGAACCTGATCTTCGACTACGTGAAGTCCAGCCGGTACCGGCTGGAGTCCACCACCTCCGAGATCGTCGAGCTGTCCCCGGCCACCGGCGGTCCCGAACAGCAGGTGCTCGACAACGCGACGAACTCCGAGCTGCTCGCCTCGATCGACAAGCTCAACCCCGACCAGCGCGAGTGCATCCAGCTGCGGTTCCTGAAGGGACTCTCGGTCGCCGAGACCGCCGAGCTCATGGACCGCAACGAGGGCGCCGTCAAGGCCCTGCAGCATCGAGCGGTCCGTCGGCTCGCCCAGTTGCTACCGGAAGGCCTGAGATGA
- a CDS encoding DUF5667 domain-containing protein produces MPGAWHDDDRQRAEDGYDNAPPGASAAEELAHEIALAAALDRSRPSLSADPQASERMRRRLFEAMAEQGLGRSAPRPPHPEDPTQRIGAPIRDAGPLTEPVGRPVPAEAAAPAPTTPTPAPTTPAPAPETPAASIGRAAGERTLSASAGEGRVRGRRARHVLPDDHPDQAETRAESRPSDGRPSARPSARRRPSLRKRFGVVVTAVAALAVLAGVAATASRNALPGDSLYGVKRVTETTGGAFTFGDQAEAARQLELARTRVDEIESLMGRSTPPDPSTVTSAIDDFDTATSNGSRLMLSEDRSAGGSQLGDLRTWATAQSSRMEQLRASMPQTIVPEADDSIALLERVLTRTEALRAQTGCAGSGTDSVDDLGPLPSSAACVPDSGTATSEQDSTEPGTGESGTGSSEPQTSTGESGSSSPSPSSSGSSESQQPGLGPVLGGDPARSQSGEPSSPSSSSGSSSDSSATSTTDTPKPLLPPITLPPLLPGIGPVTIG; encoded by the coding sequence ATGCCGGGGGCATGGCACGACGACGACAGGCAGCGGGCCGAGGACGGGTACGACAACGCTCCTCCCGGCGCGTCCGCCGCGGAGGAGCTCGCGCACGAGATCGCGCTGGCAGCCGCGCTGGACCGCAGCCGCCCGTCGCTGTCCGCTGATCCACAGGCCTCCGAGCGCATGCGCCGGCGGCTCTTCGAGGCCATGGCCGAGCAGGGGCTCGGCCGGTCCGCCCCGCGCCCGCCGCACCCGGAGGACCCGACCCAGCGGATCGGCGCGCCGATCCGCGACGCGGGTCCCCTCACCGAACCGGTCGGACGCCCGGTCCCGGCCGAGGCCGCCGCCCCGGCCCCGACCACCCCCACTCCGGCACCGACCACCCCGGCCCCCGCACCCGAGACGCCCGCGGCGTCGATCGGGCGTGCGGCCGGGGAGCGCACGCTGTCCGCGTCGGCCGGCGAGGGCCGCGTCCGCGGCCGGCGCGCCCGGCACGTGCTGCCCGACGACCACCCGGACCAGGCCGAGACCCGCGCCGAGAGCCGTCCCTCCGACGGCCGCCCGTCGGCACGCCCGTCCGCCCGCCGCCGGCCGAGCCTGCGCAAGCGCTTCGGCGTCGTCGTGACGGCCGTGGCCGCCCTGGCGGTCCTGGCCGGCGTGGCCGCGACGGCCAGCCGCAACGCACTGCCCGGCGACTCGCTCTACGGCGTCAAGCGCGTCACCGAGACCACCGGTGGGGCGTTCACGTTCGGCGACCAGGCCGAGGCCGCCCGCCAGCTCGAGCTGGCCCGCACCCGGGTCGACGAGATCGAGAGCCTGATGGGCCGGAGCACCCCTCCGGACCCGTCGACGGTCACCTCCGCGATCGACGACTTCGACACCGCGACCAGCAACGGCAGCCGGCTGATGCTGTCCGAGGACCGCTCGGCGGGCGGTTCGCAGCTCGGCGACCTCCGCACCTGGGCCACGGCGCAGTCCAGCCGGATGGAGCAGCTGCGGGCGTCGATGCCGCAGACCATCGTCCCTGAGGCCGACGACTCGATCGCGCTGCTGGAGCGGGTCCTGACCCGCACCGAGGCGCTGCGGGCCCAGACCGGCTGCGCCGGGTCGGGCACCGACTCCGTCGACGACCTGGGTCCGCTGCCCTCGTCCGCGGCCTGCGTCCCGGACTCGGGCACCGCCACCTCGGAGCAGGACTCCACCGAGCCCGGGACCGGCGAGTCCGGCACCGGGTCGTCGGAGCCGCAGACCTCGACCGGCGAGTCCGGCTCGAGCTCGCCGAGCCCGTCGTCGAGCGGCTCCTCGGAGTCGCAGCAGCCGGGCCTCGGCCCGGTCCTCGGTGGCGACCCGGCCCGCTCGCAGAGCGGTGAGCCGAGCAGCCCGAGCAGCTCCTCGGGGTCGAGCTCGGACAGCTCGGCGACGTCGACCACCGACACGCCGAAGCCGCTGCTGCCGCCGATCACGCTGCCGCCGCTGCTGCCCGGCATCGGCCCGGTCACGATCGGCTGA